In Lacibacter sp. H375, one DNA window encodes the following:
- a CDS encoding glycosyltransferase — MNKQLAAGNGKKILFASVPADGHFNPLTGLAKHLQSLGYEVRWYTSTYYAAKLEKLAIPHYPFVKALDITATEIDEMFPERTKIKSKVQKLNYDLKNYFILRAPEYYNDIKDIYKEFKFDLFVADVLFTAIPFVADLMEIPVFSMGIVPLMQTSKDLPPAGLGLTPGTTWLSKVRDSMLRFMAENILFSKSDKLMKKILEGYYIDHDNKFLFDLGISKATYYLQSGTPGFEYKRSDMMENVRFIGSMLPYSSNQNKEQWFDERLNQYKRVVLVTQGTVEKDVNKLLVPTFEAFKHSDTLVVVTTGGSQTSELRASYPQNNIIIEDFIAFDDIMPYADVYVTNGGYGGVMLAIENRVPMVTAGVHEGKNEICARVGYFKIGVDLKTELPKVEQIRKAVDEVTGTDEYKINIQNLANEFQQYDANSLFANLVAEVLQPANDLIISNRYSEKIF, encoded by the coding sequence TTACAGGGTTGGCTAAACATCTCCAATCACTCGGTTATGAAGTACGTTGGTACACATCAACTTACTATGCAGCGAAATTGGAGAAACTTGCAATTCCTCATTATCCGTTTGTAAAAGCGCTGGATATTACGGCAACTGAGATCGACGAGATGTTTCCTGAGCGCACAAAGATCAAAAGCAAGGTCCAAAAACTCAATTACGATCTAAAGAACTATTTCATTCTCCGTGCGCCGGAGTATTACAATGATATCAAAGACATTTACAAGGAGTTTAAGTTTGATCTGTTTGTGGCAGATGTTCTGTTTACGGCCATCCCGTTTGTTGCTGACCTTATGGAGATACCTGTTTTTTCAATGGGCATTGTGCCATTGATGCAAACATCAAAAGATCTCCCACCTGCAGGTTTGGGATTAACACCTGGTACTACATGGCTTAGTAAAGTGAGAGACAGTATGCTTCGCTTTATGGCTGAGAATATTTTATTCAGCAAGTCAGATAAGTTGATGAAAAAAATATTGGAAGGTTATTATATTGATCATGATAATAAATTTCTTTTCGACCTTGGTATCAGCAAGGCAACTTATTACCTGCAAAGTGGTACACCCGGTTTTGAGTATAAGCGTAGCGACATGATGGAGAATGTTCGGTTTATCGGCTCAATGCTTCCTTACAGCAGTAATCAAAACAAAGAACAGTGGTTCGATGAACGATTGAATCAATACAAACGAGTGGTGCTTGTAACACAAGGAACTGTAGAAAAAGATGTCAATAAACTACTGGTGCCAACTTTTGAGGCATTTAAACATTCAGATACGCTTGTTGTAGTTACAACCGGCGGTTCGCAAACAAGTGAGTTGCGTGCAAGCTATCCGCAGAACAATATCATAATAGAAGATTTTATTGCCTTTGATGATATTATGCCTTATGCTGATGTATATGTAACCAATGGTGGTTATGGAGGCGTAATGCTTGCAATTGAAAACCGTGTGCCAATGGTAACAGCAGGTGTTCATGAAGGGAAGAATGAAATTTGTGCAAGGGTTGGATATTTCAAAATAGGTGTTGATCTGAAAACCGAATTACCCAAAGTTGAACAGATCAGGAAGGCGGTTGACGAAGTAACCGGAACCGATGAATACAAAATCAATATTCAAAACCTGGCGAATGAATTTCAGCAGTACGATGCTAACAGTCTGTTTGCAAACCTTGTTGCTGAAGTATTGCAACCGGCAAATGATCTTATCATTTCAAACAGATACAGCGAAAAAATATTCTAG
- a CDS encoding sensor histidine kinase: MVICKIDMQIKLPSYTTRDYAVLAIILLPISIIINSILLGAGYYSSLGVFLLATVLGCIGFAINFIFCGGWAVLMKKRFPDENQVSTRLTFMILTFIVITGLFLYLMFRGYEQIAFFNYRFNENMFLLAYIGMSIVNVFITLMMEGVDRYEKWKDSLKETEELQKVFRQSQLQGLKSQLNPHFLFNSLNSLSSLISEDEDQAERFLNEMSKVYRYMLRNDEDQMVSLETELQFVESYLYLLKARYGDGLQLSVNVSEAAAQTMLPPLSLQVLIENAFTQNSLSKSSPLKIQIDSEDDKWIVVRNNLQPKVVAETVDVEAGLDNLINRYQLINRSEVIITDQPGERIIRLPLICKTAEVML; encoded by the coding sequence ATGGTAATTTGTAAAATAGATATGCAGATCAAATTACCATCTTATACCACAAGGGATTATGCGGTTCTTGCGATCATTCTGTTACCCATCAGCATCATCATAAATTCAATTTTGCTGGGGGCTGGCTATTATTCAAGCCTGGGCGTTTTTTTGCTGGCTACGGTTTTAGGTTGCATAGGTTTCGCTATCAATTTCATTTTTTGTGGCGGATGGGCGGTTCTCATGAAAAAACGTTTTCCAGATGAAAACCAGGTAAGTACCCGGCTTACATTTATGATTCTTACGTTTATCGTAATTACCGGTTTGTTTTTATACCTCATGTTCCGGGGTTACGAGCAAATAGCGTTTTTCAATTACAGGTTTAATGAAAATATGTTTCTGTTGGCCTATATCGGCATGAGCATCGTTAATGTATTTATTACGTTAATGATGGAAGGTGTGGACCGTTATGAAAAATGGAAGGACAGTTTAAAAGAAACAGAAGAGTTACAAAAAGTATTCAGGCAAAGTCAGCTGCAGGGTTTAAAAAGTCAACTGAATCCGCATTTTCTTTTTAATAGCTTAAACTCTTTGTCAAGTCTTATTAGTGAAGATGAAGATCAGGCTGAACGTTTTTTGAATGAGATGAGTAAAGTATACCGTTACATGCTGCGGAACGATGAAGACCAGATGGTGTCCTTAGAAACGGAATTGCAGTTTGTAGAATCTTATCTCTATTTGTTGAAAGCAAGATATGGTGATGGGTTGCAGCTGTCGGTAAACGTATCTGAGGCTGCAGCGCAAACGATGTTGCCGCCTTTATCGTTACAGGTACTGATCGAAAATGCGTTTACGCAGAACAGCTTGAGTAAATCAAGCCCGTTGAAAATTCAGATCGATTCAGAAGACGATAAATGGATTGTTGTACGTAACAATCTGCAACCAAAAGTGGTTGCAGAAACCGTTGATGTGGAAGCGGGACTCGATAACCTCATCAATCGCTACCAGTTGATCAATCGCTCAGAAGTAATCATTACCGATCAGCCAGGTGAACGCATCATCCGTTTACCATTGATCTGCAAAACAGCGGAGGTAATGCTATGA
- a CDS encoding sensor histidine kinase: MLNFILYDEKFFHDINIWLVSFPLIFIIGIGSWRGHVFIGNYIKHRFHGLKQTKKRILLQAFCLIPFMSFSVTLIFLLYDALHILGYNFSWEDFKQGLIVGFCVNLIFETLYEADYVLERYKESVEEKQHMQQLSMFHEFDSLKNQVNPHFLFNCFNTLSSLISEDKKKAEKFLNELSKVYRYLLRNNEDGLSTVDNEIRFIRSYYQLLQTRHGEAVQLNIEIDKRYDSYMLPSLTLQLLVENVVKHNVLSKNKPLVIDIFTTAGNKLVVNNNLQRRTVKAPSNKVGLENIRAKYDLLKQPGFQVMEDEKNYTVVLPLIWNNNGEMKRAILTEAKNSLL; encoded by the coding sequence ATGCTCAACTTTATTTTGTACGATGAAAAGTTTTTTCATGATATCAATATCTGGCTTGTTTCGTTTCCATTGATCTTTATAATCGGAATAGGTTCATGGCGGGGGCACGTATTTATTGGCAACTACATCAAACATAGGTTTCATGGATTAAAGCAAACAAAGAAGAGAATATTATTGCAGGCATTCTGTCTTATTCCTTTCATGTCGTTCTCTGTTACATTGATCTTCCTGCTGTATGATGCATTGCATATTCTTGGGTACAATTTTTCATGGGAAGATTTTAAACAGGGCCTTATCGTGGGCTTTTGTGTAAACCTCATCTTTGAAACACTGTATGAAGCGGATTATGTGCTGGAGCGTTATAAAGAAAGTGTGGAAGAGAAACAACACATGCAACAGCTTTCTATGTTTCATGAGTTTGATAGTTTAAAGAACCAGGTAAATCCACATTTCCTGTTTAATTGCTTCAACACCCTTTCATCACTTATCAGTGAAGACAAAAAGAAAGCAGAAAAGTTCTTGAATGAGTTGAGTAAAGTATATCGATACTTGTTACGTAATAACGAAGATGGATTGAGCACAGTGGATAATGAAATACGGTTTATCCGTTCGTATTATCAATTATTACAAACAAGGCATGGCGAAGCGGTGCAGTTGAATATTGAAATTGACAAGCGTTACGATTCATACATGTTGCCATCACTTACGTTACAGTTGTTGGTAGAGAATGTTGTGAAGCATAATGTGCTTTCAAAGAATAAACCATTGGTGATCGATATTTTTACTACTGCAGGGAATAAACTGGTGGTGAATAACAACCTGCAACGTCGTACTGTGAAAGCGCCGAGTAATAAGGTGGGGTTAGAGAACATTCGTGCAAAGTATGATCTGTTGAAGCAACCGGGTTTCCAGGTAATGGAAGATGAAAAGAATTATACAGTGGTGCTTCCGCTTATCTGGAATAATAATGGAGAGATGAAACGAGCAATATTAACTGAGGCGAAGAACAGCTTACTGTAA
- a CDS encoding LytR/AlgR family response regulator transcription factor: MRILIVEDEELAVKKLQKTLAAVDATASVIGVTDSIKATVDWLQSNQQPDLILMDIELADGQSFEVFNLAEVKSPVIFTTSYDEYALKAFKVNSVDYLLKPIQKEELQAALQKYRHLHATAKAPDGKSDMNLESLVRELQQKLQPKEFRKRFLVKHAQKLVSVEIDEIAYFYSDGRLNFFKTSDNKKYVVDYTMDELEDMLDPEKYFRISRSFYVSVSSIDKIDDYFGNRLILQLKPAVDKEALVSREKVTEFKKWMGK; the protein is encoded by the coding sequence ATGAGAATACTTATTGTAGAAGATGAAGAACTTGCAGTGAAGAAACTGCAAAAAACATTGGCAGCTGTTGATGCAACAGCATCGGTGATTGGTGTAACAGATAGTATCAAAGCAACCGTCGATTGGTTACAAAGCAATCAACAACCCGATCTTATCCTGATGGATATTGAGCTTGCCGATGGGCAGAGCTTTGAAGTATTTAATTTAGCAGAAGTGAAGAGCCCGGTAATCTTTACTACTTCGTATGACGAATATGCATTGAAAGCTTTTAAAGTGAACAGTGTTGACTATTTGCTGAAACCTATTCAAAAGGAGGAGCTGCAGGCAGCTTTGCAGAAATACCGTCACCTGCATGCAACAGCAAAAGCACCCGATGGAAAATCGGATATGAATCTTGAAAGTCTTGTACGTGAATTGCAACAGAAACTGCAACCTAAGGAATTCAGAAAGCGTTTCCTGGTGAAGCATGCGCAGAAACTGGTATCGGTTGAAATTGACGAGATCGCTTATTTCTACAGCGATGGACGACTCAACTTTTTCAAAACAAGCGATAACAAAAAATATGTAGTTGATTATACAATGGATGAGCTGGAGGATATGCTTGATCCTGAAAAGTATTTCCGCATCAGCCGTTCGTTTTATGTTTCAGTAAGCAGTATCGATAAAATCGACGATTACTTTGGTAACCGTCTGATACTCCAATTAAAGCCAGCGGTTGATAAAGAAGCATTGGTAAGCAGAGAGAAGGTAACCGAGTTTAAAAAGTGGATGGGTAAATAA